From the genome of Calditrichota bacterium:
CAGGCTGGGCCAATTGGCGGTGTTCTTCTGTGTGGCCTCGTCTTTGATCTTTTGTGGTTTTCGCATTGCCAAGGATCTCCATCCCTCCCACATGCAGACCGTCTATGAGTGCGCCCGGGAGGTTAAGCCGTACATTCCTCCTGGCGAACTGATTGTGGCCTCTGGCGGCCACAAGGCGGACGAAGATGGTTACCCGCTGGCGATCAATGCCCCATATCTTTTCTACTGGCTTGGACACAAGGGATTCAATATCGCTATCGAAGAGCAGTCGGTTGCTGCTTTGGAAAGCCTCGCCTCGCGAGGAGCGCACCTTTTTGTTGCCGAGCGAGACGCTCTTGCGGAGAAGGCGGGGTTCGAAGCAGAAATGCGAGCACATTTCCCCCTCGTGGTAGAGAACCGGGCGTTAGAAGTGTTTGCCCTCGTAGTTGACGCCAGCCAGGTCGACCTGACGATTCCCTCGCAGAATTCCACAGCTCTAATTGAGGAGACCCCGCGATGAGGCGGATGAGGAGGCTCCGCCTTCTCCCGGTTGGTTCACTGGTAAAGACCGGGAGGGTGGACCACGCAGATTGGAACTACCGTCCTCTGCTCGGCTTTGTGCAGCGGCAGAGGTTCAAGTTGTGTCGTCGTCTGATGGCCCCGCTGGCCTCCGGTCGCGTGCTGGAAGTCGGCTATGGCAGTGGGGTCTTCCTGCCCGAATTGCATCGGCACAGTCGTTCGCTTTTTGGGGCAGACGTGCACCCGTTTGCCAGTGCTGTCGCCGCCGTGCTGCGGGAGCACCAGATCAAAGCGCATCTGGTGCAGGCCAGTGCGGAGAGGTTGCCCTTCAAGGATGGTTGTTTTGACCTGCTGGTGAGTATCAGCGCGTTGGAGTTTGTGCCCGACCTCGTCAGTGCCTGCGCCGAGCTGCGTAGAGTTCTGAAGCCTTCTGGCGCACTGGTGGTGGTAACCCCTGGTGCTTCCCGGGTCATCGACTTTGGCTTCAAGCTCCTCACCGGCGAGGATCCACAAGTAGATTTCGGAGATGCCCGGCAGCGCGTGCGCCAGACTTTGCTGAGGTACTTCGCAATCGACAAGGAACTGCGCTTTCCACCACTGGTTGGTCGCAGCCTGTGCCTGTATCGAGCCCTTCGCCTGCGCCCTGCGGTTGCTGTTTGCCCCGCAGAAAAGACCCACTCGGCTCCAAATGCTGCGCCTCCTGTGCTCGCCTACGGTAGGCCCTGACAGCGATTCATTGCCTCGATCTACATAACCCAAGGAGTCCAATCGTGCGGCTACTGGTGCTCTTGACGGTGCTTTCGTGTTTTGCGGTCCTGGGGTTTGCCCAGGGCGAGAAGCGTATCTACATTGCAAATGACGACCACACCGATTACATGTGGCGGGCCGACGAGGAGACCTACCGACAGGCTTTCCTGGATATGCTGGACTACTACCTTGACCTCGCCGACGCCACCGAGCACGAGCCGAGCGACTTCCAGAGCCGCTTCAACTGCGAT
Proteins encoded in this window:
- a CDS encoding class I SAM-dependent methyltransferase gives rise to the protein MRRMRRLRLLPVGSLVKTGRVDHADWNYRPLLGFVQRQRFKLCRRLMAPLASGRVLEVGYGSGVFLPELHRHSRSLFGADVHPFASAVAAVLREHQIKAHLVQASAERLPFKDGCFDLLVSISALEFVPDLVSACAELRRVLKPSGALVVVTPGASRVIDFGFKLLTGEDPQVDFGDARQRVRQTLLRYFAIDKELRFPPLVGRSLCLYRALRLRPAVAVCPAEKTHSAPNAAPPVLAYGRP